The Halomonas sp. THAF5a genome segment GACGCCAGGCGCTCGGTCGACCGCGCGGTTCGCGCTCATGCCTCCCCCTCCCGTCGCTTCCCCCTCCCGATCGACACGACCGGGCCTTGCCACGACGCGACCATCGGCTTGCTCCGGGGGATGGCCTCGAGGGAGCTGCGCCCCGCGTCGATCGCCTGGCGGAGATCGCCCGCCTCGAGGTCGGTGATGCTGCGCACTCAGCCCTCCGGAAGCGCCGCCGTGACCATGATCTCGACCTTCCACTCCGGCTTGGCGAGCTTGGCCTCGACGGCGGCCCGCACCGGCGGGCGGCCCGGCACCACCCAGCTGTCCCAGGCGGCGTTCATCTGGTCGAACTCGGCCATGCTGGTCACCCAGATCTGGGCGGCGATCAGCTGCGCCTTGGAGGTCCCCGCGCGGGCCAACAGGTCGTCGATGCGCGCCAGCACCTGCTCGGTCTGGCCGCGCATGTCGGCGCTCGGGTCGCTCGGCACCTGACCGGCCAGATAGACGGTGCCGTTGTGCACGGTGATCTGGCTCATGCGGGCGTTGCTGTCGTGGTGGGTGACGGTCAT includes the following:
- a CDS encoding RidA family protein, which gives rise to MTVTHHDSNARMSQITVHNGTVYLAGQVPSDPSADMRGQTEQVLARIDDLLARAGTSKAQLIAAQIWVTSMAEFDQMNAAWDSWVVPGRPPVRAAVEAKLAKPEWKVEIMVTAALPEG